In a genomic window of Lycium ferocissimum isolate CSIRO_LF1 chromosome 9, AGI_CSIRO_Lferr_CH_V1, whole genome shotgun sequence:
- the LOC132069343 gene encoding salviol synthase-like — protein sequence MAEMMKNTSALEKAQEKVRRVFSEKGYVDESNFDELKYLRAVIKETLRLHPPAPLLLPRVSREKCKLDGYEIPQNTQVIVNAWTIGRDPRYWDDAECFKADRFLDSSIDFNGNNFEYIPFEARRRMCPGMSFGVANVELPLALFLYHFDWKLPNGMKHEELDMSEVYFGVAVRRELNMHATPIVSKSV from the coding sequence ATGGCAGAAATGATGAAGAACACAAGTGCCTTAGAGAAAGCACAAGAAAAAGTCAGGAGAGTTTTTAGTGAGAAAGGTTATGTGGATGAatcaaactttgatgaattgaAATACTTAAGAGCAGTCATCAAAGAGACACTCAGGTTACATCCACCTGCCCCGTTGTTACTCCCAAGAGTAAGTAGAGAAAAATGTAAACTTGATGGTTATGAAATACCACAAAACACTCAAGTTATTGTGAATGCTTGGACAAttggaagagatccaagatatTGGGATGATGCAGAGTGCTTTAAAGCAGATAGATTTCTTGATAGCTCAATTGATTTCAACGGGAATAATTTTGAGTACATACCATTTGAAGCTAGAAGAAGGATGTGTCCTGGCATGTCATTTGGTGTAGCAAATGTAGAGCTTCCATTGGCTCTTTTTCTTTACCATTTTGATTGGAAGCTGCCCAATGGGATGAAACATGAAGAATTGGATATGAGTGAGGTATACTTTGGCGTGGCAGTGAGAAGAGAACTTAATATGCATGCAACTCCTATTGTCTCCAAGTCtgtataa